From a region of the Candidatus Omnitrophota bacterium genome:
- the infB gene encoding translation initiation factor IF-2 yields MKVSELAKALHLSSSELLVKLKALRVRAASATSTLDADAVNRVRKALTVRAPAKKAAPAAKASVKKSTKAPPAKAAAKTAVSAAKTSAAAKAAPTAPSVPRAAVAKSAEPIIKPARPVATAPSSAAPARPAAAPSLHLAPAARGARAAAATLAPPKPKPPAPVAPSAKPAPSPEALTAPPAAAETPAAPKRLELRFPVTVKDLAQAMGMNASELIKYLMQQKIFASLLHPLNEAVATKAAQAFHWEVAPQPTLEEQLLQAAEPDPAHLAPRAPVVTFMGHVDHGKTSLLDAIREAKVAEREAGGITQHIGAYEVLLDKGRVTFLDTPGHEAFSALRARGANITDIVVLVVAADDGVMPQTVEAINHANAADVPIVVAMNKMDKAEANPQKLKQQLTQHGLIAEDWGGKTIMVPVSARSRQGIDQLLEMLLLEAELLELKADPTCPASGAVIEAKQTKDRGPVATLLVQHGTLRIGETIVIGHLIGRVRAMVDDRGHRVKEAGPSKPIEVLGLPEVPQAGDRFLIVPDDKLARQLAEHRQTRKDLQAVLHPKRITLEELHQRIAEGKLKELRLILKADVQGSLEAIVQSLQKLDAEKHEVSFKMLHIGVGDINESDVILAAASDAIVVGFHVGVDLKVQVLAATQGVDLHIYQIIYELVGAIKAAIEGLLEPTIEELFVGRAEVRKIFPTSKGLVAGCMVTKGSVRRDCTIRVIRGKDRLAETTIGSLKRLKDDAREVQEGVECGVLLAHATNLQVGDLLEAWELKKVARKLD; encoded by the coding sequence ATGAAAGTTAGCGAACTCGCGAAAGCCTTGCATCTGAGCTCGAGCGAGCTGTTGGTCAAGCTCAAAGCCCTGCGGGTGAGAGCCGCGAGTGCTACGAGCACGCTGGATGCGGATGCGGTCAACCGCGTGCGCAAAGCGCTGACGGTGCGCGCCCCAGCCAAAAAGGCCGCTCCCGCCGCAAAGGCCTCGGTGAAGAAATCGACAAAAGCGCCCCCCGCAAAGGCCGCCGCCAAAACGGCGGTCTCGGCGGCCAAGACCTCAGCCGCAGCGAAAGCCGCTCCGACGGCGCCATCGGTCCCCCGAGCGGCCGTCGCAAAGTCCGCTGAGCCCATCATCAAGCCGGCCCGGCCCGTCGCCACGGCCCCGTCGTCGGCGGCGCCCGCTCGCCCAGCGGCGGCGCCATCGCTTCATCTGGCACCGGCGGCCCGTGGTGCGCGCGCCGCGGCGGCCACCCTGGCCCCGCCGAAACCGAAACCGCCGGCTCCTGTCGCGCCATCCGCCAAGCCCGCGCCGTCACCGGAAGCGCTTACGGCACCGCCTGCTGCCGCCGAGACTCCGGCAGCGCCCAAGCGGCTTGAGCTGCGATTTCCAGTGACGGTTAAGGATCTTGCGCAGGCCATGGGGATGAATGCCAGCGAGCTGATCAAATATCTCATGCAGCAGAAGATCTTCGCCTCACTGCTGCACCCGCTGAACGAGGCGGTGGCGACCAAGGCAGCGCAGGCGTTTCACTGGGAGGTGGCCCCGCAGCCGACCCTCGAAGAGCAGCTGCTGCAGGCGGCGGAGCCGGATCCCGCGCATCTCGCACCGCGCGCTCCGGTCGTGACCTTCATGGGGCACGTTGATCACGGCAAGACCAGCCTGCTGGATGCGATCCGCGAAGCGAAAGTGGCCGAGCGGGAAGCCGGAGGCATTACGCAGCATATCGGCGCCTATGAAGTCTTGCTGGACAAGGGGCGCGTGACATTTCTCGATACCCCCGGCCATGAAGCGTTCAGCGCGCTGCGGGCTCGAGGAGCGAATATCACCGATATTGTCGTGCTGGTTGTGGCCGCGGATGACGGGGTGATGCCGCAAACGGTCGAAGCGATCAACCATGCAAACGCCGCCGATGTTCCCATCGTGGTGGCCATGAACAAAATGGATAAAGCGGAGGCGAATCCCCAAAAACTGAAGCAGCAGCTGACACAGCACGGCCTCATCGCGGAAGACTGGGGCGGCAAGACGATCATGGTGCCGGTGTCCGCGCGCAGCCGGCAGGGCATCGACCAACTCTTGGAAATGCTGCTGCTCGAAGCGGAATTGCTGGAATTGAAAGCCGATCCGACGTGCCCCGCCTCGGGCGCGGTGATTGAAGCCAAGCAAACGAAAGATCGCGGGCCGGTGGCGACCCTGCTCGTGCAGCACGGCACGCTGCGCATCGGCGAGACGATCGTGATCGGCCACCTCATCGGCCGGGTGCGCGCGATGGTGGATGATCGCGGTCACCGCGTCAAGGAGGCCGGGCCGTCAAAACCCATCGAGGTGCTCGGCCTGCCCGAGGTGCCGCAGGCCGGCGATCGGTTCCTCATCGTGCCGGATGATAAGCTGGCCCGGCAGCTGGCCGAACACCGGCAAACCCGGAAAGACCTGCAGGCGGTGCTGCATCCAAAACGCATCACGCTAGAGGAGCTGCACCAGCGCATCGCCGAAGGCAAGCTCAAGGAGCTCCGATTGATTCTGAAGGCCGATGTCCAGGGTTCGCTCGAGGCTATTGTGCAGAGCCTGCAGAAGCTAGATGCTGAGAAGCACGAAGTGTCGTTTAAGATGCTGCACATCGGCGTGGGGGACATCAACGAATCGGATGTGATTCTGGCGGCGGCGTCTGACGCGATTGTCGTGGGATTTCACGTCGGGGTCGATCTGAAAGTGCAAGTGCTGGCGGCGACACAGGGTGTTGATCTGCATATCTATCAGATTATTTATGAGCTGGTCGGGGCCATCAAGGCGGCGATCGAAGGATTGCTGGAGCCGACCATTGAAGAGCTCTTCGTGGGCCGCGCCGAGGTGCGCAAGATCTTTCCGACCTCGAAGGGCCTGGTGGCCGGGTGCATGGTGACGAAGGGCAGCGTGCGCCGCGACTGCACGATCCGCGTCATCCGCGGCAAGGATCGGCTGGCGGAGACCACCATCGGCAGCCTGAAGCGCCTGAAGGATGATGCGCGCGAGGTGCAGGAAGGCGTTGAGTGCGGGGTGCTGTTAGCGCATGCCACGAACCTGCAAGTCGGCGATCTGCTGGAAGCGTGGGAATTGAAGAAGGTGGCGAGAAAGTTGGACTAG